AATTCTTATAGATTCAATCGCTTCAGAAACATAATATTGAGTAACCACATTTAACTTATCTgaatccagtttttttttgtgCTCTGTTATTTTTATAGGAAGAAATGGAATAACAACAAATGATTTAAACAGAACTGAAGTTACAGAATTTCTTCTGATGGGATTTTCAAACTCCTTGGAGGTTCAGATCTTACATGCTGTTCTTTTCTTATTGGTTTACCTGGCAGCTCTCATGGGGAATCTCTTAATCATCATGCTCACTGCTCTGGATGCCCACCTCCAAACTCCGATGTATTTCTTTTTGAGAAACttatctttcttagatttttgctaCATCTCTGCCACAGTTCCCAAATCCATCGTCAATTCCTTGACCCATAATACCTCCATTTCTTTCTTTGGGTGTGCTGCGCAAGCCTTCTTTTTCAATGACTTGGCATCTACTGAGATAGCCATCCTTACAGTGATGTCCTATGACCGCCATGTGGCCATCTGCCAGCCCTTGCACTATGAGGTCATCATGAACCGAGGCGCCTGTGTGAGGATGATGGTGATATCGTGGCTCAGTGGGATGATTTGTGGGTTCATGCATGTGGCAACAACATTCTCATTACCCTTCTGTGGGTCCAATGTAGTACATCAATTTTTCTGTGATATCCCACAGCTCTTGAGCCTCTTAGATTCTGAAGTAATCATTATTGAGATTGGAGTCATGGTTTTTATTACAAGCCTTGTAGTAGTCTGTTTTGTTTCCGTTACTTTCTCTTATGTGTCAATTTTTTCTGCCATTCTGAGGATTCCATCCAAGGAGGGTAGATCAAAAACATTTTCTACCTGCATTCCACATCTTATGGTTGTAACACTCTTTATGATATCTGGTAGCATTGCTTATGTCAAGCCAATTTCAGATTCCCCTTCAACGTTAGATCTTCTCCTGTCTGTGTTCTACACAGTCATACCCCCCACCCTGAATCCTatcatctacagtctgaggaacaaAGACATGAAGGCAGCCCTGAGAAGGCAGTATGGTATGCTTCATGGGTATTTTGACTAGAGACCACTCAGAACTTAGGAACTCTTTTCTGAACAATTTTTAGCTTAATAAGCTCAGATTTTTCAATTGATTGCTGTACTTTGTCTTGGTT
Above is a window of Loxodonta africana isolate mLoxAfr1 chromosome 2, mLoxAfr1.hap2, whole genome shotgun sequence DNA encoding:
- the LOC135230446 gene encoding olfactory receptor 14L1-like: MDKACCYSHICPSPRKYYRISKNGKTDKHAARAMSARVQGMLQNHQLTAVFFEKNMFFPGGQNQDVKLEQAAQPYPDQNLHHYFPFRSLSLSPVRTSWLFRNPGQPVSVLQQHKAESPRWNPMSPHQIAGSILLHYIVHQVVFFLCSVIFIGRNGITTNDLNRTEVTEFLLMGFSNSLEVQILHAVLFLLVYLAALMGNLLIIMLTALDAHLQTPMYFFLRNLSFLDFCYISATVPKSIVNSLTHNTSISFFGCAAQAFFFNDLASTEIAILTVMSYDRHVAICQPLHYEVIMNRGACVRMMVISWLSGMICGFMHVATTFSLPFCGSNVVHQFFCDIPQLLSLLDSEVIIIEIGVMVFITSLVVVCFVSVTFSYVSIFSAILRIPSKEGRSKTFSTCIPHLMVVTLFMISGSIAYVKPISDSPSTLDLLLSVFYTVIPPTLNPIIYSLRNKDMKAALRRQYGMLHGYFD